In Janibacter sp. CX7, a single genomic region encodes these proteins:
- the cydB gene encoding cytochrome d ubiquinol oxidase subunit II, with product MDLITIWFVLLAVLWTGYLVTEGFDFGVGMLLPVLDKGGEQQETRRRTMLTTIGPHWDGNEVWLLTAGGATFAAFPHWYATMFSGMYLALLLLLVTLILRNMGLEYRHKRHDREWVRRWDLAIVAGSYIAPFVVGVALTNLVAGLPMTEHTMGSTAYTEFDGTMLSLFTPVAVLGGLTVVAACLTHGAHFLALKTDGPIRQQARSVATRGGLVTAVLAVALFVWLGAQRGTAVSWVVSGVAAVALLAAIAANAKGREGWAFVGTSVTIGLTVVSYFVMLAPNAINGRGDSPDLTLEAAASSPMTLEIMTWAAVVFTPIMIGYTVWTYWVFRRRLRVEHMPEHEPAGAGAH from the coding sequence ATGGATCTCATCACCATCTGGTTCGTCCTGCTGGCCGTCCTGTGGACCGGCTACCTCGTCACCGAGGGATTCGACTTCGGTGTCGGCATGCTCCTGCCCGTGCTCGACAAGGGTGGGGAGCAGCAGGAGACGCGGCGACGCACGATGCTCACGACCATCGGCCCCCACTGGGACGGCAACGAGGTGTGGCTGCTCACCGCCGGCGGCGCGACCTTCGCGGCCTTCCCGCACTGGTACGCGACGATGTTCTCCGGCATGTACCTCGCCCTGCTGCTCCTGCTCGTCACGCTCATCCTGCGCAACATGGGGCTGGAGTACCGGCACAAGCGGCACGACCGTGAGTGGGTGCGCCGCTGGGACCTGGCCATCGTCGCCGGCTCCTACATCGCCCCCTTCGTCGTCGGTGTGGCCCTGACCAACCTCGTCGCCGGCCTGCCGATGACCGAGCACACGATGGGCAGCACCGCCTACACGGAGTTCGACGGCACCATGCTCAGCCTCTTCACGCCGGTCGCGGTCCTCGGCGGGCTCACCGTCGTCGCCGCCTGCCTCACCCACGGCGCGCACTTCCTCGCGCTCAAGACCGACGGCCCGATCCGCCAGCAGGCGCGCTCGGTCGCCACCCGCGGTGGCCTCGTCACGGCGGTGCTCGCCGTCGCGCTCTTCGTGTGGCTCGGCGCGCAGCGCGGCACCGCCGTCTCGTGGGTCGTCTCCGGCGTCGCCGCGGTGGCCCTGCTCGCCGCGATCGCGGCCAATGCGAAGGGGAGGGAGGGCTGGGCCTTCGTCGGCACCTCCGTGACGATCGGCCTGACCGTCGTCAGCTACTTCGTCATGCTGGCGCCCAATGCGATCAACGGCCGCGGCGACAGCCCCGACCTCACCCTCGAGGCCGCCGCGAGCTCGCCGATGACCCTGGAGATCATGACCTGGGCGGCGGTGGTCTTCACCCCGATCATGATCGGCTACACGGTGTGGACCTACTGGGTCTTCCGGCGGCGGCTGCGGGTCGAGCACATGCCCGAGCACGAGCCGGCGGGCGCGGGGGCGCACTGA
- the cydD gene encoding thiol reductant ABC exporter subunit CydD, producing the protein MRPFDPRLLRAVPATRRPVAALAAIGIAQGIATIATAFALASLVVAVVRGSDLLAPLAWTGGLFAARALLGALSETVAARAGAAVATGLREQLLAAWAARGERGLPSRTGALTLAVQGTSTVEPYVARYLPALVGAAVVPALAIACLVVVDWPSAAIVVGTVWLLPLFAALIGATTQADTERRWGALADLSGHFLDVVRGLPTLVAYGRAERQTATIAEVSQRHRRATMRTLRLAFMSAAALELLATISVAIVAVVVGLRLTHGSMDLLVGLTAILLAPEAYWPIRRVGTEFHAAADGAAALDEILAELAPSDPTTSQNPRVLQSSSPTTSQDPRVLQSSGGGSATGEVVSVTGVDYTHPGAKGATLTGVDLVAGRGLTVVTGPSGCGKTTLLEVIAGTRTADRGEVVAGPVHMVTQRPFLGAGTLRDNLTIGGPQESADLWRVLREVGLDGVVAGLPDGLETRIGDDGFGLSAGQRARLVLARAILSPAPVLLLDEVTAHVDADSVATLGEVIARLAKERTVIAVTHQPDLVARADEHVALRQPEVAR; encoded by the coding sequence ATGCGGCCCTTCGACCCACGCCTGCTGCGGGCGGTCCCGGCGACCCGCCGGCCGGTCGCCGCCCTGGCAGCCATCGGCATCGCGCAGGGCATCGCGACGATCGCGACGGCCTTCGCCCTCGCGTCCCTCGTCGTCGCGGTCGTGCGTGGGTCTGACCTGCTCGCACCGCTGGCGTGGACGGGTGGGCTCTTCGCCGCCCGCGCCCTGCTCGGGGCCCTGTCGGAGACCGTCGCGGCGCGGGCCGGCGCCGCGGTGGCGACCGGACTGCGGGAGCAGCTGCTCGCGGCCTGGGCTGCGCGTGGTGAGCGTGGACTCCCTTCGCGCACAGGGGCGTTGACGCTCGCGGTGCAGGGCACGAGCACCGTCGAGCCCTATGTCGCGAGGTACCTGCCCGCCCTCGTCGGTGCCGCCGTCGTGCCGGCCCTCGCCATCGCCTGCCTCGTCGTCGTCGACTGGCCGAGCGCGGCGATCGTCGTCGGCACGGTGTGGCTGCTGCCGCTCTTCGCGGCGCTCATCGGTGCGACGACGCAGGCCGACACGGAGCGCCGGTGGGGTGCGCTCGCCGACCTGTCGGGGCACTTCCTCGACGTCGTGCGCGGGCTGCCGACGCTCGTCGCCTACGGGCGCGCCGAGCGGCAGACCGCGACGATCGCCGAGGTGAGTCAGCGGCACCGGCGGGCGACGATGCGCACGCTGCGGCTGGCCTTCATGTCCGCCGCGGCGCTCGAGCTGCTCGCGACGATCTCGGTGGCGATCGTCGCCGTCGTCGTCGGCCTGCGCCTGACGCACGGGTCGATGGACCTGCTCGTCGGGCTCACGGCGATCCTCCTCGCACCCGAGGCCTACTGGCCGATTCGTCGGGTCGGCACGGAGTTCCACGCCGCCGCCGACGGTGCCGCCGCCCTCGACGAGATCCTCGCCGAGCTGGCACCCTCTGACCCCACAACTTCGCAAAACCCTAGGGTTTTGCAGAGTTCGAGCCCCACAACTTCGCAGGACCCTAGGGTTTTGCAGAGTTCGGGCGGCGGGTCTGCGACGGGCGAGGTCGTCTCGGTCACGGGCGTCGACTACACCCACCCCGGGGCGAAGGGGGCGACCCTCACCGGTGTCGACCTCGTCGCCGGTCGCGGCCTCACCGTCGTCACCGGGCCCTCTGGGTGCGGCAAGACGACGCTGCTCGAGGTCATCGCCGGCACCCGCACCGCCGACCGCGGCGAGGTCGTCGCCGGACCGGTGCACATGGTGACGCAGCGCCCCTTCCTCGGCGCGGGCACGCTGCGCGACAACCTGACCATCGGTGGCCCGCAGGAGTCCGCGGACCTGTGGCGGGTGCTGCGCGAGGTCGGCCTGGACGGCGTCGTCGCCGGGCTGCCCGACGGGCTCGAGACCCGGATCGGCGATGACGGCTTTGGGCTGTCAGCCGGGCAGCGCGCCCGACTCGTGCTCGCCCGCGCGATCCTCTCCCCCGCACCCGTGCTGCTGCTCGACGAGGTCACCGCGCACGTCGACGCCGACTCCGTCGCCACCCTCGGCGAGGTCATCGCCCGGCTCGCGAAGGAGCGCACGGTCATCGCCGTGACCCACCAGCCCGACCTCGTCGCCCGCGCCGACGAGCACGTCGCCCTGCGCCAGCCGGAGGTGGCCCGATGA
- the cydC gene encoding thiol reductant ABC exporter subunit CydC has translation MTRCTPPSPSVADTRRPAAGRLLHLSRGLVVAGLLGGVATAAGIALTTTSGWLIVRADQRPQIMLLLTAIVAVRTFGLARPVFRYWERLRSHDTALADLADARTSTYAALIPLTPARLGRRGRAEVLTGVVDDLTDVVEASVRVTVPALSALLAGVLAAALTALVDPRVGLVLAAMLLAVAGVAVVADRLESRSQTQVLAARAEVARVAQLTVGQADELRVVGGTETAAGWLRAAHAELRESVARQSRGRSLSAAAVLVITSLATLAAAALASTSGADTPVRALLVLAPVATGEALGVLTDATRALARARACAARLDELLDQEPAVVPPPTLQNPRVLQGSGPSTLQNPRVLQGSGSRGEPRAPRAPRAPRIELRGLTAGWVDGRTDLGPVDLTVEPGEHIAITGPNGSGKSTLLAVLARHLDPTTGSYTVDGTDATTAPLDDVRALMAIVDDEPHVFAGTLRANLALAAPEADDEALVDSLRRAGLGWWLDGLADGLDTRLGTTGRGISGGERARLSIARAIASGRPVILLDEPVAHLDHPTADAVIADLLQHAGDRSVIMVTHHGVGLDRMDRTITIAREGATRGQECIPR, from the coding sequence ATGACCCGATGCACTCCCCCTTCGCCATCGGTCGCGGACACCCGTCGACCCGCTGCCGGCCGCCTGCTGCACCTGAGCCGCGGGCTCGTCGTCGCCGGGCTGCTCGGTGGGGTCGCCACCGCCGCCGGCATCGCCCTGACGACGACGTCCGGGTGGCTCATCGTCCGCGCCGACCAGCGGCCGCAGATCATGCTGCTGCTCACGGCGATCGTCGCGGTCCGCACCTTCGGCCTGGCGCGGCCGGTCTTCCGCTACTGGGAGCGGCTGCGCAGCCACGACACCGCGCTCGCCGACCTCGCCGACGCGCGGACGAGCACCTATGCCGCGCTCATCCCGCTCACGCCCGCGCGACTGGGCCGGCGCGGTCGGGCCGAGGTGCTCACCGGCGTCGTCGACGACCTGACCGACGTCGTCGAGGCCTCGGTGCGGGTCACCGTACCGGCCCTGTCGGCCCTGCTCGCCGGGGTTCTCGCCGCCGCCCTCACCGCCCTCGTCGACCCGCGGGTCGGGCTCGTGCTCGCCGCGATGCTCCTCGCCGTCGCCGGGGTGGCCGTGGTCGCCGACCGGCTCGAGTCGCGCTCCCAGACGCAGGTGCTCGCCGCCCGCGCCGAGGTCGCCCGGGTCGCGCAGCTGACCGTCGGGCAGGCCGACGAGCTGCGCGTCGTCGGCGGCACCGAGACCGCCGCTGGCTGGCTGCGCGCGGCCCACGCCGAGCTGCGGGAGAGCGTCGCCCGCCAGTCGCGGGGCCGATCGCTCTCTGCCGCAGCGGTGCTCGTCATCACCAGCCTCGCCACCCTGGCCGCCGCCGCCCTCGCAAGCACCTCCGGCGCGGACACCCCCGTGCGAGCCCTGCTCGTCCTCGCCCCCGTCGCCACGGGTGAAGCCCTCGGCGTGCTCACCGATGCCACCCGTGCCCTCGCCCGGGCCCGCGCCTGCGCCGCCCGGCTCGACGAGCTGCTCGACCAGGAGCCGGCCGTCGTGCCGCCGCCAACCCTGCAAAACCCTAGGGTCTTGCAGGGTTCTGGGCCGTCAACTCTGCAAAACCCTAGGGTCTTGCAGGGTTCTGGGTCGCGCGGGGAGCCGCGGGCGCCCCGGGCCCCGCGGGCGCCGCGGATCGAGCTGCGCGGGCTGACCGCGGGCTGGGTCGACGGCCGCACCGACCTCGGGCCGGTCGACCTTACCGTCGAGCCGGGCGAGCACATCGCCATCACCGGGCCCAACGGCAGCGGCAAGTCGACTCTGCTCGCCGTGCTCGCCCGCCACCTCGACCCGACGACCGGCAGCTACACCGTCGACGGCACCGATGCCACGACCGCGCCCCTCGACGACGTGCGGGCGCTCATGGCGATCGTCGACGACGAGCCGCACGTCTTCGCCGGCACCCTGCGGGCCAACCTGGCGCTCGCCGCACCCGAGGCGGACGACGAGGCGCTCGTCGACTCCCTTCGTCGGGCCGGTCTCGGCTGGTGGCTCGACGGCCTCGCAGACGGCCTCGACACCCGGCTCGGCACCACGGGTCGCGGCATCTCCGGCGGGGAGCGGGCGCGGCTGTCGATCGCCCGCGCCATCGCCAGCGGGCGGCCGGTCATCCTGCTCGACGAGCCCGTCGCCCACCTCGACCACCCGACCGCCGACGCCGTCATCGCGGACCTGCTGCAGCACGCCGGCGACCGGTCGGTGATCATGGTGACCCACCACGGTGTCGGCCTCGACCGCATGGACCGCACCATCACCATCGCCAGGGAAGGAGCCACCCGTGGCCAGGAATGCATCCCTCGGTGA
- a CDS encoding BlaI/MecI/CopY family transcriptional regulator, whose translation MARNASLGDLEQAIMDVLWGADVDTGLTVREVLARLTGRDLAYTTVMTVLSRLEAKGVTARERDGRAWRYRPAASRESLTAEAMRSPLHDLSDRERQAAILHFLSEASADDLAAVREAMAEVEARGDRPRRRRGRGAADSHG comes from the coding sequence GTGGCCAGGAATGCATCCCTCGGTGACCTCGAGCAGGCGATCATGGACGTCCTCTGGGGCGCCGACGTCGACACCGGCCTCACCGTCCGCGAGGTCCTCGCGCGCCTCACCGGCCGGGATCTCGCCTACACGACCGTCATGACGGTCCTCTCCCGCCTCGAGGCGAAGGGGGTGACCGCCCGCGAGCGCGACGGGCGCGCCTGGCGCTACCGCCCGGCCGCCAGCCGGGAGTCGCTCACCGCGGAGGCCATGCGCAGCCCGCTGCACGACCTGAGCGACCGGGAGCGGCAGGCGGCGATCCTGCACTTCCTGTCGGAGGCGAGCGCCGACGACCTGGCCGCCGTGCGCGAGGCGATGGCCGAGGTGGAGGCACGCGGCGACCGGCCACGACGGCGCCGCGGCCGGGGTGCGGCAGACTCGCACGGGTGA
- a CDS encoding M56 family metallopeptidase: protein MIAALLLLCAAALLTAPRLLARIERLRTSPRAALLVWQSLSLSAVLCLLTAAPLALVHHGPLWSTPEIVVLVVAAVAGLGVLVRLLVNGHDVGTRIRAARAQHRQLVDLVGRHEGDHTRVLPSQRPSAYCLPGAGSRLVLTEAAQALPDDQLAAVVAHEEAHLRWRHDLVLEFFTVLHTATPRLLRTDAALREVALLVEVLADRAAREEVGEVALGHALVSLAEAAGSDLTPGASPGAGAAAARIRLLAADDPAPWQTWVLYGICVAAFVTPPVLAVMVGV, encoded by the coding sequence GTGATCGCTGCCCTGCTGCTGCTCTGCGCAGCGGCGCTCCTCACCGCTCCGCGCCTGCTCGCGCGGATCGAGCGGCTGCGCACCAGCCCCCGCGCTGCACTCCTCGTCTGGCAGTCGCTCTCCCTCTCCGCCGTGCTCTGCCTGCTCACCGCGGCACCACTGGCGCTCGTGCACCACGGGCCGCTCTGGTCCACCCCCGAGATCGTCGTCCTCGTCGTCGCCGCCGTCGCCGGGCTCGGCGTCCTCGTGCGCCTGCTGGTCAACGGGCACGACGTCGGCACCCGCATCCGCGCCGCGCGCGCCCAGCACCGGCAGCTCGTCGACCTCGTCGGCCGGCACGAGGGCGACCACACCCGGGTGCTGCCCTCGCAACGCCCCTCGGCCTACTGCCTCCCGGGCGCCGGCTCACGCCTGGTGCTCACCGAGGCCGCGCAGGCGCTGCCCGACGACCAGCTCGCCGCCGTCGTCGCCCACGAGGAGGCGCACCTGCGCTGGCGGCACGACCTCGTGCTCGAGTTCTTCACCGTGCTGCACACCGCGACCCCTCGACTGCTGCGCACCGACGCCGCGCTGCGCGAGGTCGCCCTGCTCGTCGAGGTGCTCGCCGACAGGGCGGCTCGCGAGGAGGTCGGCGAGGTCGCGCTCGGTCACGCGCTCGTCTCCCTCGCCGAGGCCGCCGGCAGCGACCTGACGCCCGGCGCCTCCCCCGGCGCCGGTGCGGCTGCTGCTCGGATCCGGCTGCTCGCCGCCGACGACCCGGCCCCGTGGCAGACCTGGGTGCTCTACGGCATCTGCGTGGCGGCCTTCGTCACGCCGCCCGTGCTCGCAGTGATGGTCGGCGTCTGA
- a CDS encoding AIM24 family protein produces MPIHGSLFHDFREESSTDQFALQNKKLLKIQMGHGPVMARTGSMVAYQGDIRFENKGSGGVGKFLKQAATGEGVKMMTCSGQGELFVANEAQEIQVIYLENDMISVNGNNILAFSASIEWDIHRIQARGAAMTGGLYNVTLRGSGYVALTTKGEPVALDVASAPTFGDAQAVVMWTGGVRMDIKVDTGGLKSMVRGGTGETFQMAFGGQGYVLVQPAESVTDGGHQSSGGGGGGLSDLLGG; encoded by the coding sequence ATGCCGATCCACGGATCTTTGTTCCACGACTTCCGCGAGGAGTCGTCCACCGACCAGTTCGCACTGCAGAACAAGAAGCTGCTCAAGATCCAGATGGGCCACGGCCCGGTCATGGCGCGGACCGGCTCGATGGTCGCCTACCAGGGCGACATCCGCTTCGAGAACAAGGGCTCGGGCGGCGTCGGCAAGTTCCTCAAGCAGGCCGCCACGGGCGAGGGCGTCAAGATGATGACCTGCTCCGGCCAGGGCGAGCTCTTCGTCGCCAACGAGGCCCAGGAGATCCAGGTGATCTACCTCGAGAACGACATGATCTCGGTCAACGGCAACAACATCCTCGCCTTCAGCGCCTCCATCGAGTGGGACATCCACCGGATCCAGGCGCGCGGCGCCGCGATGACCGGCGGCCTCTACAACGTCACCCTCCGCGGCAGCGGCTACGTCGCCCTCACGACGAAGGGAGAGCCCGTCGCCCTCGACGTCGCGAGCGCCCCGACCTTCGGCGACGCGCAGGCCGTCGTCATGTGGACCGGTGGCGTCCGGATGGACATCAAGGTCGACACCGGCGGCCTGAAGTCGATGGTCCGCGGGGGCACCGGCGAGACCTTCCAGATGGCCTTCGGCGGGCAGGGGTACGTCCTCGTCCAGCCCGCGGAGTCGGTGACCGACGGGGGTCACCAGAGCTCCGGCGGCGGAGGCGGCGGGCTGAGCGACCTGCTCGGTGGCTGA